A genomic window from Streptomyces broussonetiae includes:
- the recQ gene encoding DNA helicase RecQ has translation MEATGGISEMPRVTEGPGAADSEALATLHRVFGYEAFRGEQDAIIEHVVAGGDAVVLMPTGGGKSLCYQIPALVRPGTGVVISPLIALMQDQVDALRALGVRAGFINSTQDFDERRMVEAEFLAGELDLLYLAPERLRLDNTRDLLSRGKISVFAIDEAHCVSQWGHDFRPDYLSLSLLGERWPDVPRIALTATATRATHEEITQRLDLPTARHFVASFDRPNIQYRVVPKADPKKQLLAFLRQEHAGDAGIVYCLSRNSVERTAEFLTANGVEAVPYHAGLEAGMRAAHQSRFLREDGLVVVATIAFGMGIDKPDVRFVAHLDLPKSIEGYYQETGRAGRDGLPSTAWMAYGLNDVIQQRKLIQSGEGDEAFRRRASAHLDAMLALCETAQCRRGQLLAYFGQDPDAAGCGNCDTCLTPPETWDGTVAAQKVLSTVVRLQRERGQKFGAVQIVDILLGKRTGKVIQFDHDQLSVFGIGADLTEAEWRGAIRQLLAQGLLAVEGEYGTLVLTEASGSVLRSEREVPLRKEPKKPATARSRQAGASGGDRKAKAAVAELPDELLPAFEALRAWRAEQAREQGVPAYVIFHDATLREIVTVSPASVRELGTVSGVGEKKLATYGEGVLAVLASLGGPAAPDGPGPAAGDTQDADWPEPDEEPEPDDWI, from the coding sequence ATGGAAGCGACGGGCGGGATCAGCGAGATGCCAAGGGTGACCGAGGGGCCGGGCGCGGCCGACAGCGAGGCGCTGGCCACGCTGCACCGGGTCTTCGGATACGAGGCTTTCCGGGGCGAACAGGACGCGATCATCGAGCATGTGGTGGCCGGCGGCGACGCCGTCGTCCTCATGCCGACCGGCGGCGGCAAGTCGCTGTGCTACCAGATCCCGGCCCTGGTCAGACCCGGCACAGGCGTGGTGATCTCCCCGCTGATCGCCCTCATGCAGGACCAGGTGGACGCCCTGCGCGCACTCGGCGTGCGCGCCGGTTTCATCAACTCCACGCAGGACTTCGACGAGCGCCGCATGGTCGAGGCCGAGTTCCTCGCCGGCGAGCTGGACCTGCTCTACCTGGCGCCGGAGCGCCTGCGCCTGGACAACACGCGCGACCTGCTCTCCCGCGGCAAGATCTCCGTCTTCGCCATCGACGAGGCGCACTGCGTCTCCCAGTGGGGCCACGACTTCCGCCCCGACTATCTCTCTCTTTCCCTCCTCGGCGAGCGCTGGCCGGACGTCCCGCGGATCGCACTCACCGCCACGGCCACCCGCGCCACCCACGAGGAGATCACCCAACGGCTGGATCTGCCGACGGCCCGCCACTTTGTCGCCAGCTTCGACCGGCCCAACATCCAGTACCGCGTCGTGCCCAAGGCCGACCCCAAGAAGCAGCTGCTTGCCTTCCTCAGGCAGGAGCACGCGGGCGACGCGGGCATCGTGTACTGCCTCTCACGCAACTCGGTGGAGCGTACGGCGGAGTTCCTGACCGCCAACGGCGTCGAGGCGGTGCCGTACCACGCGGGCCTGGAGGCGGGCATGCGCGCCGCCCACCAGTCCCGGTTCCTGCGCGAGGACGGCCTGGTCGTCGTGGCGACCATCGCGTTCGGCATGGGCATCGACAAGCCGGACGTACGGTTCGTCGCCCACCTGGACCTGCCCAAGTCGATCGAGGGCTACTACCAGGAGACCGGCCGCGCGGGCCGCGACGGCCTGCCGTCCACGGCATGGATGGCGTACGGCCTGAACGACGTCATACAGCAGCGCAAGCTGATCCAGTCCGGCGAGGGCGACGAGGCGTTCCGCCGCCGCGCCTCCGCCCACCTCGACGCGATGCTCGCGCTGTGCGAGACCGCCCAGTGCCGCCGCGGCCAGCTGCTGGCCTACTTCGGCCAGGACCCCGACGCGGCGGGCTGCGGCAACTGCGACACCTGCCTGACCCCGCCGGAGACCTGGGACGGCACGGTCGCCGCGCAGAAGGTGCTGTCGACGGTGGTACGGCTGCAGCGCGAACGCGGGCAGAAGTTCGGCGCCGTGCAGATCGTCGACATTCTGCTCGGCAAGCGCACCGGCAAGGTCATCCAGTTCGACCACGACCAGCTGTCCGTCTTCGGCATCGGGGCAGACCTCACCGAGGCCGAGTGGCGGGGCGCCATCCGGCAGCTGCTGGCCCAGGGGCTGCTTGCGGTCGAGGGGGAGTACGGCACGCTGGTGCTCACCGAGGCGAGTGGCTCGGTGCTGCGGAGCGAGCGCGAGGTGCCGCTGCGCAAGGAGCCGAAGAAGCCGGCCACCGCCCGGTCGCGGCAGGCGGGTGCCTCCGGCGGCGACCGCAAGGCCAAGGCTGCCGTGGCCGAGCTGCCCGACGAACTGCTGCCCGCCTTCGAGGCCCTGCGCGCCTGGCGCGCCGAACAGGCCCGCGAGCAGGGCGTCCCCGCGTACGTCATCTTCCACGACGCCACCCTGCGGGAGATCGTCACCGTGAGCCCTGCCTCGGTGCGCGAGCTGGGCACGGTGAGCGGTGTCGGCGAGAAGAAGCTTGCGACGTACGGCGAGGGCGTGCTGGCGGTGCTGGCTTCCCTGGGCGGTCCGGCCGCGCCGGACGGTCCGGGCCCGGCCGCCGGCGACACCCAGGACGCCGACTGGCCGGAGCCGGACGAGGAGCCGGAGCCCGACGACTGGATATAG
- the nuoN gene encoding NADH-quinone oxidoreductase subunit NuoN, with protein MSAAAVHSLWTTAAGPITKIPAPKIEYGQLSPTLIVVGAALVGVLIEAFVPRKSRYYAQVFVSVVALCAAFAAVVGLAADGYGTTKAHIAAMGAIAVDGPALFLQGTILLAGLVALFTFAERRLDPAAHGNRVDSFAAQAASVPGSDGEKAAVKAGFTTTEVFPLLLFAIAGMLVFPSANDLLTLFVALEVFSLPLYLMCALARRKRLMSQEAAVKYFLLGAFASAFTLFGIALLYGYAGSVSYARIAQVVDGTITNVDPALANTMGNDALLLIGGAMIVMGLLFKVGAVPFHMWTPDVYQGAPTPVTGFMAAATKVAAFGALLRLLYVVLPGMRWDWRPVMWAVAIITMLGGAIVAITQTDIKRLLAYSSIAHAGFILAGVIATSKDGVSSVLFYLAGYSFVTIGAFAVVTLVRDAGGEATHLSKWAGLGRRSPLVAAVFAVFLLAFAGIPLTSGFAGKFAVFKAAADGGAAPLVVIGVISSAIAAFFYIRVIVLMFFSEPRPEGPTVAVPSPLTMAAIGMGVAVTLVLGVAPQYFLNLASQAGVFVR; from the coding sequence GTGAGCGCAGCAGCCGTCCACAGCCTGTGGACAACCGCGGCCGGCCCGATCACGAAGATCCCGGCGCCGAAGATCGAATACGGACAATTGTCGCCGACGTTGATCGTCGTCGGCGCCGCACTGGTCGGCGTGCTGATCGAGGCGTTCGTCCCGCGCAAGTCCCGCTACTACGCCCAGGTGTTCGTGTCCGTCGTGGCCCTGTGCGCCGCGTTCGCCGCGGTGGTCGGGCTCGCCGCCGACGGTTACGGCACCACCAAGGCGCACATCGCAGCCATGGGTGCGATCGCGGTCGACGGCCCCGCCCTGTTCCTGCAGGGCACGATCCTGCTGGCCGGCCTGGTCGCCCTGTTCACCTTCGCCGAGCGGCGCCTGGACCCGGCCGCGCACGGCAACCGCGTCGACTCCTTCGCCGCACAGGCCGCGTCCGTACCGGGCAGCGACGGCGAGAAGGCGGCGGTGAAAGCGGGCTTCACCACGACAGAGGTCTTCCCGCTGTTGTTGTTCGCCATCGCGGGCATGCTGGTGTTCCCCTCGGCCAACGACCTGCTGACGCTGTTCGTGGCCCTGGAGGTCTTCTCCCTGCCGCTGTACCTGATGTGCGCACTGGCCCGCCGCAAGCGGCTGATGTCGCAGGAAGCCGCGGTCAAGTACTTCCTGCTCGGCGCCTTCGCCTCGGCGTTCACCCTGTTCGGCATCGCCCTGCTCTACGGCTACGCGGGCTCGGTGTCTTACGCCCGCATCGCGCAGGTCGTCGACGGCACGATCACCAACGTCGACCCGGCGCTCGCCAACACCATGGGCAACGACGCGCTGCTGCTCATCGGCGGCGCCATGATCGTGATGGGCCTGCTGTTCAAGGTGGGCGCGGTGCCGTTCCACATGTGGACGCCCGACGTCTACCAGGGCGCGCCGACCCCCGTGACCGGCTTCATGGCGGCGGCGACGAAGGTGGCCGCGTTCGGCGCGCTGCTGCGCCTGCTCTACGTCGTCCTGCCGGGCATGCGCTGGGACTGGCGGCCGGTCATGTGGGCGGTGGCGATCATCACCATGCTGGGCGGCGCGATCGTCGCGATCACGCAGACCGACATCAAGCGCCTCCTGGCGTACTCGTCCATCGCGCACGCCGGATTCATCCTCGCGGGTGTCATCGCCACGTCGAAGGACGGCGTCTCGTCGGTCCTCTTCTACCTGGCCGGCTACTCCTTCGTGACGATCGGCGCCTTCGCGGTGGTCACGCTGGTGCGCGACGCGGGCGGCGAGGCCACCCACCTGTCCAAGTGGGCGGGGCTCGGCCGCCGCTCCCCGCTGGTGGCGGCGGTCTTCGCCGTGTTCCTCCTGGCCTTCGCGGGCATCCCGCTGACCTCGGGCTTCGCCGGGAAGTTCGCCGTGTTCAAGGCGGCGGCGGACGGCGGCGCGGCGCCGCTGGTCGTCATCGGTGTGATCTCCTCGGCGATCGCCGCCTTCTTCTACATCCGGGTGATCGTCCTGATGTTCTTCAGCGAACCGCGCCCGGAGGGCCCGACCGTGGCCGTCCCGTCCCCGCTGACCATGGCGGCGATCGGCATGGGCGTGGCGGTGACCCTCGTGCTCGGCGTGGCTCCGCAGTACTTCCTGAACCTGGCGAGCCAGGCGGGAGTGTTCGTGCGCTGA
- a CDS encoding NADH-quinone oxidoreductase subunit M → MSFPLLTATAALPAVGAVATAAVPAAQRTAAKWLALIVSLATLALAATVLVRFDPGGARYQLTESHAWIKDFGVRYELGVDGIAVALLALTALLIPFIILAGWHDADPLETGSRRWRPTQGFFALILAVEAMVIISFEATDVFLFYIFFEAMLIPMYFLIGGFGDRAHAQGEKAASTQRSYAAVKFLLYNLVGGLIMLAAVIGLYVVAGNFSLAEIAHARANGSLHMATSTERWLFLGFFFAFAVKAPLWPLHTWLPNAMQESTAPVAVLITAVVDKVGTFAMLRFCLQLFPEASKWATPVILVLSLISIVYGALLAVGQRDIKRLVAYASISHFGFIIMGIFAMTSQGQSGATLYMVNHGISTAALMLVAGFLISRRGSRLIADFGGVQKVAPVLAGTFLIGGLATLSLPGLAPFVSEFLVLVGTFSRYPAIGIIATFGIVLAALYTLVLYQRTMTGPVKPEVSAMPDLRARELVVVAPLIVLLIFLGVYPKPVTDIVNPAVKQTMSDVHKSDPKPSVEAAK, encoded by the coding sequence ATGTCCTTTCCTCTGCTGACAGCGACGGCGGCGCTCCCGGCCGTGGGGGCCGTCGCCACGGCCGCCGTACCGGCCGCGCAGCGCACCGCCGCGAAATGGCTCGCGCTCATCGTCTCGCTCGCCACACTCGCCCTGGCGGCCACCGTCCTGGTCCGCTTCGACCCGGGCGGCGCCCGCTACCAGCTCACCGAATCCCATGCCTGGATCAAGGACTTCGGGGTGCGGTACGAGCTGGGCGTGGACGGCATCGCGGTGGCGCTGCTCGCGCTGACCGCCCTGCTGATCCCGTTCATCATCCTCGCCGGCTGGCACGACGCCGACCCGCTGGAGACCGGAAGCCGCCGCTGGCGGCCCACCCAGGGCTTCTTCGCACTGATCCTGGCCGTCGAGGCGATGGTGATCATCTCGTTCGAGGCCACCGACGTCTTCCTCTTCTACATCTTCTTCGAGGCCATGCTCATCCCGATGTACTTCCTCATCGGCGGCTTCGGGGACCGAGCCCACGCACAGGGCGAGAAGGCGGCCTCGACGCAACGGTCGTACGCGGCCGTGAAGTTCCTCCTCTACAACCTGGTCGGCGGTCTGATCATGCTGGCCGCGGTGATCGGCCTCTATGTGGTCGCCGGGAACTTCAGCCTCGCGGAGATCGCGCACGCGCGCGCGAACGGCTCGCTGCACATGGCGACGAGTACCGAACGCTGGCTGTTCCTCGGCTTCTTCTTCGCCTTCGCGGTGAAGGCGCCGCTGTGGCCGCTGCACACCTGGCTGCCCAACGCCATGCAGGAGTCGACCGCCCCGGTCGCCGTCCTGATCACCGCGGTCGTCGACAAAGTGGGTACCTTCGCGATGCTCCGCTTCTGCCTCCAGCTGTTCCCGGAGGCCAGCAAGTGGGCGACGCCCGTGATCCTGGTGCTGTCCCTGATCAGCATCGTCTACGGCGCGCTGCTCGCCGTCGGCCAGCGGGACATCAAGCGCCTGGTGGCGTACGCGTCGATCTCGCACTTCGGCTTCATCATCATGGGCATCTTCGCGATGACCAGCCAGGGCCAGTCCGGTGCCACGCTCTACATGGTCAACCACGGCATCTCCACGGCCGCGTTGATGCTGGTCGCCGGCTTCCTGATCTCCCGGCGCGGCTCGCGGCTCATCGCCGACTTCGGCGGTGTGCAGAAGGTCGCTCCGGTGCTCGCCGGCACGTTCCTGATCGGCGGCCTCGCCACCCTCTCGCTGCCCGGACTCGCGCCGTTCGTGAGTGAATTCCTGGTCCTGGTCGGCACGTTCTCGCGCTATCCGGCGATCGGCATCATCGCCACCTTCGGCATCGTCCTCGCCGCGCTGTACACCCTCGTGCTGTACCAGCGCACGATGACGGGCCCGGTGAAGCCCGAGGTCTCGGCGATGCCCGACCTCCGCGCGCGCGAGCTGGTGGTGGTCGCGCCGCTGATCGTGCTGCTGATCTTCCTGGGCGTCTACCCGAAGCCCGTCACGGACATCGTCAACCCGGCGGTCAAACAGACCATGTCCGACGTACACAAGTCCGACCCCAAGCCCTCGGTGGAGGCGGCCAAGTGA